The following are from one region of the Nicotiana tabacum cultivar K326 chromosome 3, ASM71507v2, whole genome shotgun sequence genome:
- the LOC107784290 gene encoding senescence-specific cysteine protease SAG39-like codes for MAMKINLISVVILFFVVGMYKSHATARNLQPELSVSERHELWMARHGRVYKDEAEKGKRLMIFKENMQFIESINRAGNLSYKLGINEFADITSDEFFARYTGLNMPSHLPSSPVSSMEFKINDLTDDMPSNLDWREKGAVTEVKYQGLCGCCWAFSAVGALEGAYQIATGQKVELSEQELLDCTTNNNGCKGGFMTNAFEFIIENGGISTESDYPYETQQDTCRSQELTPAVKISSYQVVPESETALLQAVTQQPVSIGISASQEFQFYQGGTYHGSCAYQINHAVTAIGYGTDEQGQNYWLFKNSWGTSWGENGFMKIIRGTGGHCDITKLSSYPVI; via the exons ATGGCTATGAAAATCAATTTGATCAGTGTTGTAATATTGTTCTTTGTAGTTGGCATGTACAAGTCTCATGCAACGGCTCGCAACCTGCAGCCAGAATTATCTGTGTCAGAGAGACACGAGCTGTGGATGGCACGTCATGGACGAGTTTACAAGGATGAAGCAGAAAAAGGAAAACGACTCATGATATTTAAAGAAAACATGCAATTCATTGAGTCAATCAATAGGGCAGGGAATCTGTCTTATAAGTTGGGCATCAATGAATTTGCCGATATTACTTCAGATGAGTTTTTTGCCAGGTACACTGGATTAAACATGCCTTCACACCTCCCATCTTCTCCGGTATCGTCGATGGAATTCAAGATTAATGATCTAACTGATGACATGCCGTCGAACTTGGATTGGAGAGAGAAAGGAGCTGTCACTGAAGTGAAGTACCAAGGTCTTTGTG GATGTTGCTGGGCATTCTCTGCAGTTGGAGCACTAGAGGGAGCATACCAAATTGCAACAGGCCAAAAGGTGGAACTTTCTGAGCAAGAACTTCTCGATTGCACCACCAATAACAATGGCTGCAAAGGAGGATTTATGACCAATGCATTTGAATTCATCATTGAAAATGGTGGAATTTCCACTGAATCAGACTACCCTTATGAAACGCAACAAGACACATGCAGAAGCCAAGAGCTCACACCAGCAGTTAAAATAAGTAGCTATCAAGTTGTGCCTGAAAGTGAAACAGCATTATTGCAAGCCGTAACTCAACAACCAGTGTCAATTGGAATTTCTGCTAGCCAAGAGTTCCAATTCTACCAAGGAGGAACTTATCATGGAAGTTGTGCATATCAAATTAACCATGCTGTTACAGCCATAGGATATGGAACTGATGAACAAGGTCAAAATTATTGGTTATTCAAGAATTCATGGGGAACATCTTGGGGTGAGAATGGATTCATGAAAA
- the LOC107784289 gene encoding senescence-specific cysteine protease SAG39-like → MALICNWKLAFVALLVLGMWASQTTSRDLNEASMVQKHEYWMARFGRVYRDDAEKAKRLKIFKNNVDYIESVNKAGIRPYKLGINEFADLTNEEFRATHNGYKMSSHQKSSKTISFRYENVTAPATIDWRTKGAVTGVKDQGQCGCCWAFSAVAATEGINKIKTGKLISLSEQELVDCDTSSDMGCEGGLMDDAFTFIIKNHGLTTESNYPYEGTDGTCKTRKESNHVAKITGYEDVPANSESALLSAVANQPVSVAIDASGSDFQFYSSGVFTGECGTELDHGVTAIGYGKTSDGTKYWLVKNSWGTSWGENGYIRMQRDIDAAEGTCGIAMQASYPTA, encoded by the exons ATGGCTTTGATATGCAATTGGAAGCTTGCTTTTGTAGCTCTACTAGTGTTAGGAATGTGGGCTTCTCAAACCACATCTCGTGACTTGAACGAAGCATCAATGGTCCAGAAACACGAGTACTGGATGGCTCGCTTTGGACGTGTGTACAGAGATGATGCAGAGAAGGCAAAGAGGTTAAAAATATTCAAGAACAACGTTGATTACATTGAGTCAGTCAACAAGGCAGGAATCAGGCCTTATAAGTTGGGCATCAACGAATTTGCAGATTTAACAAATGAGGAATTTAGAGCGACTCACAACGGATACAAAATGTCTTCTCATCAGAAGTCATCAAAAACCATATCATTCAGGTATGAAAATGTGACTGCTCCCGCCACCATAGATTGGAGAACGAAGGGCGCTGTTACTGGAGTTAAGGACCAAGGGCAGTGTG GATGTTGTTGGGCATTTTCTGCTGTTGCTGCTACTGAGGGGATCAACAAGATCAAAACAGGTAAGTTAATATCTTTATCTGAGCAAGAACTCGTGGATTGCGATACAAGTTCTGATATGGGATGTGAGGGAGGTCTTATGGATGATGCTTTTACGTTCATCATCAAGAACCATGGACTTACTACCGAATCAAATTATCCATACGAGGGGACCGATGGCACTTGCAAAACTAGAAAGGAATCCAACCATGTTGCCAAGATTACTGGCTATGAAGATGTTCCAGCCAACAGTGAATCTGCTCTGTTGAGTGCAGTTGCTAACCAACCTGTATCCGTTGCCATTGATGCTAGTGGATCAGATTTTCAGTTCTACTCTAGCGGTGTTTTTACTGGAGAATGTGGAACTGAGTTAGATCATGGTGTTACAGCAATCGGATATGGGAAAACTAGTGACGGGACAAAGTATTGGTTAGTGAAGAACTCGTGGGGGACTAGTTGGGGAGAGAACGGTTATATTAGAATGCAAAGAGATATTGATGCTGCAGAAGGAACTTGTGGAATTGCTATGCAAGCTTCTTATCCAACTGCTTAA